In Siniperca chuatsi isolate FFG_IHB_CAS linkage group LG24, ASM2008510v1, whole genome shotgun sequence, the DNA window TACTTTTCTTAACAAGCACTTCTGTCTGAGTCCACCAGGAGGAAGACGAGAGGTTAATCTGAATCAAGATTTCTTTGTGAGCTTTGGAAAAACCATCCTGAAGCCGGAGGAGAttgttgtttctgtcttcaTTCCCTTCTCCAGAAAGGTACAAACATTCTTCCTTAAAGTGCTCCCCCTTACAGTTTATTATTGTCTTTGTCTATGTGCACGCAGGTGGAAAGTTTCAATACATTTCCTTCTTACTACACTTTCACATAACAATCATTCACAAGTATTCTTTGAAAAGGTCAGATAATCATCAATAATACTTAAACTTGTTCTTTtgacaatgtgttttatttcttatttactttttttgagAGAGTCTcatattaaacacattaaaatttaAGGCTTTAAAATGGCATCTGTACAGTTTTACATTGCCTTTTTTTATCATGTTCTGTTTATCAAATTTATTTTGATGCTGTTAAAATAGGAGAAAATATGTCAgatttgatatttgaatgaaaaaagCAAGAAATTAAGGCGACTAAAATAAGTAACAAGTTTCATCAAAAGACATGAAACTTGCTTTTATACCTTTTGTTACATTACTGACAGTATGAGTTGCGTTTAATTATTAGATAAATACAAAGCAGAGTCCGTCATTTATAATTAAATTTTCTGGTGTTCACTGCTTTCACTGCTCAGGCTAATTCCCCaactctttattttttattccaaacaaagcaaaaaagtcACATACATAACTTCCTGTTTGGCTTGCCTTTGTTTAGAGCGGCTAATAAGATGGTAAAACATTTATGTAGGTGAAAATACATCATTGTCTGTCCTGCAGTGGGAGTTTGTTCGAGCTTTCCGTCAGGCTCCGAGGAAGGAGAGCTCCTTTGCCACAGTGACGACCGGGATGAGAGTGTTTTTCTCAGAGGGGTGCAGAGTGGTTCAGGATGTCAGTATTTACTACGGAGGAATGGGGCCGACCACCGTTAGCGCCGCCAAAACCTGCGCAGCTATCGTCACAAAGTCAGTCATGTTTATTAAACACTTTGGGGTTATTTAGTCTAATCGATATTTTAGGTGTCCTTTTTTTGGATCAGAAGTGGTTTAGcactattttcttctttttccttctttcttctgtttcctttttttctcattttcttcccACTTTCTGTCCTTACTTTATTACATCTTGCTTTaatccttcctttcttcctattcagttcctctcttctccctttcttttctgGTTTCCTAGTTTCTGCACTTTTtcacttccttcctttctttcttatttgtgtcctgtgtttctttcctctcatctctgacctttctgtctttatttattcctatttgctttccttttctctccaccttccttctctcaTTCCATCCTCTTTTTTCTGACCAACCGCTTCTGGTTGTACTCTAACTCTTTTTAAATTGAAACCAGAAAGCATCTTGATTTTCAGTATAGGCGAAAATAAAAGAAAGCGGTCATGACCCGAGAGCCACTGAAAAatcctttgtttccttcaggCCCTGGAACGATGAGACCCTCAGCCGGGCCTATGACATCCTCCTGGATGAGTTGGTTCTCCCTCCTTCGGCTCCTGGGGGAAAGGTGGAGTTTCGTTGCTCTTTGACACTCAGCTTCCTCTTCAAATTTAACGTGGAGGTCCTGCAGAAGCTCAGAAAAATGGTAGGACAGGgcactgataaaaaaaaaaactgcagtttctttgcttcaaatgtaattttctaccTGACAAAATGCAATCTAACATGGTAGATCCTGTGAGATATTTATCCCAGAGACTTACAAAGAGTTACTGTTTACAGAATGTGATTACAGATGAGCTTCCTAAGAAGATGCAGATCCAGCCTTTACCCAGAGAGATCCAGTCCAGCCTGCAGGAGTTCCAGGTCAGAAAATATCCCTCATTCAAAGCAATTATTACAGTTTGATAACACTTTAAATACCTACtgtaaaaaacttaaaaacacttGATTACTAAGCAGTAAACAAGGTTGTGTTTCCTTTCGTCGACCCACACTAAATAAATGTGActgctttctcttcttcttcagcatGTGTCAAAGGGCCAGAGCGACAACGACCCAGTGGGGCGTCCCATCATGCATCGCTCTGCCGTCAGCCAGGCCACAGGCGAGGCCGTGTACTGTGACGACATCCCCAGAACAGACGGGGAGCTCTTCCTGGCTCTGGTCACCAGTTCTCAAGCGCATGCTAAAATCACGTAAGGATAAAGTGAACAATTTCTGGAGTTTTGCAGCCAACGAACTCTGACACACTTTCTAATGTAAATCTATACTTCTTGTTTTGAACGTGTCTTACGTCCAACAGAGGGATGGATGTGAGCGAGGCTCTGCGGCTTCCCGGCGTCGTCGATGTCATCACAGCCAAAGATATTCCTGGGAAGAAAGTCCGTACAATGTTTGGTTATCACGAGGAGCTGCTTGCTGAGAGCGAGgtagagtgtgagtgtgtgcacaacccttaatgtttttgtttttatggtggGTGTCATTGTGTACGTGTATGTACATTCTTGATGGATTGTATATAATCACTAtcctttaaaagctttttaaaaagacaactaGAATTCCAAAAATGCCACAAGAAGtgtgtaataaaatgtaaattttggGGCTAAAATACTTCAACAGGATTCCCACTGCTGATAATTTGGAAGGTGTGTTGCAAACAGTGAAAGTCAGAAAATTGATTCACTGATTGCAGTTCTCTGCATAAGTCAAAAAATACCTGGGAATTTGACAAATGTATAACTTTCTAGGATTGGAACAGAATTATATagtgatttactgtatatgttactATTATGTACAAACATTATATTAAATGtgactataaataaataatatgtataaataatataataatgaattATATAGTAGTAACTCTTACAGTGGAAATCGTATTTCTTACACCaccaacaaaaatgttttgcattacagaacaacattttgaaatatgttGCAAATATATTCAGGGCTTGACAGCAACGGTTGGCAGGTTGCCATTGGgaaccattttgagaaattggtggcaatcactttttaacatataaaaaataagGACAGCAAACAGCTATTTTGTTGCAtaagtgatatttaaatattggtGTTACAGTCGGAACCGGAACCAGACAACGTGCGTTGGTGCGTTTACTCGCGTGCGCACAGGCATCTGCCTTAGAGACAATGGCTAAGCAAGTTAagttgtttgactgtggggtgaaaagttcgcataccccaccttttaagcTGACATATAACTGcatagtatcttaattacttaaaatataaggtgactaaaaatggtaaccatattttcagtttcggCAACCAAAAGCTGTGTGTCGAATCTACAGTATAATTGTCTCCCTCACTGTTTGTCTGCAGGTGTCATGCGTTGGTCAGATGTTATGTGCGGTGGTCGCTGATACGAGGGCGCACGCCAAACGAGGAGCGGCAGCTGTGAAGATCAGCTATGAAGCCCTGCCTGACCCGGTTTTTACCATAGAGGTCTGTGGAGTCCACCTCAGATCTTACTGTCATCAAACAAATCCAACACAAGACGCAATTTTTCTATGGCTGTACCACCACATCAAATCTtgttttgtgcatcattttGTACACGTTACCTTCTATTTTAGCCTGACCTATTTAGTATCTTtggatattttttaatttaaaatgaattaatagtTTTCTGCCCCATGTCTTTTCAGTGTGGATTTACCCTTTAAATACACTTTTACTTTACACTACACACTTCTTACATGTAAAAGGTGTGTGAGTTTACATCACAGCTccttattgtttgttgtttctcaCTGTGACAGGAAGCCATTGAGAAGTCGTCTTTCTTTGAGCCTCAGAGGAGGATTGAGAGAGGAAATGTGACGGAAGCCTTTAAAACTGTTGATCAAGTTTATGAAGGTAAAAGTCTGTTTCTGTTAGTAGAAGAACATGCATGAGCTGAAACATGTTGGTTTTattaaaatctgtaaataattacacaagAAACTGAACTGTtacatttaatgcattttattcagttttgcATATATTTGGCAAAGTGGTGACTTTTGCCTCAAGCCTGCCTTTCTAACATTTAGTGCACTGCTGCTCTTCTTGTACTGTAACTCATCCTATATAAAACAGAACCAGGCTTTGGATTTGTCCATTCGTCCAAAGTTTTTTACCTCTGCGTGTTTGTAATGGTTTCCTCAGGAGAGATTCGAATGGGTGGCCAGGAGCATTTCTACATGGAGACCCAGAGCATGCTGGTTGTTCCTGTTGGTGAGGAGATGGAGTTCAACGTTTATGTTTCCACTCAGTGGCCGACATTAACTCAGGTACACAGATATTTTGATTAACTCTAtaatttaaatgtcagtttacTCATGATGTAAATGCCCTatatcattttctgtcagttaaTTGATGAAAAATCAGTTGTGTCAAAAGTGAACAATTGTTTAGTAAAGAGAGACTTACTAGTTCACACTGTGTAATTGTGTAATTGCTTACTGATAGTGATGCTTATGCTTAAAGAGAAATCAGAGGCAACGTGgattgtttgtttgctttgtgtcaATTGCAGGATGTAATTGCGGAGACACTGGACATCCCGTCCAACAGAGTCACCTGTCACGTCAAAAGGATTGGTGGAGCTTTCGGCGGGAAGGTCACTAAAACTGCGATACTGGCTAGTATTACATCTGTAGCTGCGTGGAAGTaagtcacaaaaacaacactcaaGAACAACTAATAGGATCAGAAATTCCTGTTCAGActtttcagaaataaataaaacagttttcaaatcagtgaaaacagaaaacatataaACAGAAAACGATAAAAATTAGACAAAAAACCCCGCCATGTAATTAAATgttggttttcatttattttagaaGCCAGTGtgtattgaaatgaaatgataagAATCAACAAAGAGCTGGAAGggtcttgatttttttcttttctttattatagttgttttatataattttataattgTTCTGTTCAGGACCAATCATGCAGTGCGCTGCGTCCTGGAGCGAGGCGAGGACATGTTGATCACAGGAGCTCGTCACCCTGTCCTGGgaaaatacaaagtaaaacaaCACACTCTGGCTTTCATTTCAGCAAGGTTCTCAAGATAAATCTAACTCCAACCTCCCTAAGGGTAAAGATAAATTCTACAGGTTATAAGATTATTCAGGGGATAAAAAGAAGATTAAAGgaataaaagagaagaagaaaaatttgtttttctggcttttctctttttattttttgtgaaataataatGGAAGCTTTCAGTTACCTCCAGGCATCTAAAAGTCCTTCAAATGtaacaatctgagaaggaaaTACTGtatcactctttggttgaactacTAGGGCCATACCTACTATATCATAAGGGGTCATAATGAGAcagtgcttcattttaaggggtcacaagccaaaagtAAGAGCCACTGTTAAATTATCCacttactttatactttaagtatattcaGAAGACGGTGATTTGCAAcacaaaaagtttaaaatagGATTTTGATACGACCAAACTGTTGTCAGCAAAGATGTGAAGAAATCCTGATAGTTGATTACTGTTTGCTTCAGGTGGGTTTCATGAATGATGGAAGGATTGTGGCTGCAGATATCCAGTACCACACCAATGCTGGCAACACTGTCGATGAATCTGTTCTGGTTGGTAAAAGCGGCCTTATTTGTTATtcaactgtgtgtgttcttcaGAAAAAAAACCATGTAATCGTCGATTTCCTCCTTCTTGCAGGTAGTAGAAAAAATTCTGCTTCACATGGACAACGCCTACAACATCCCCAACCTGCGGGGCCGTGCTGCCGCCTGCAGGACCAACCTGCCCTCCAACACCGCCTTCAGGGGCTTCGGCGTGCCGCAGAGCATCATGATCGTGGAGAACATGGTCAACGACGTGGCCATGGTGCTGGGTCGCCCAGCAGACCAGGTCATATTCCATGATGTATTGCCATACACTTGATGTCATTCAACTGGAGAACTATTGTGCTGATTGGTCAAAATTTTTAATAAAGAACTTCCCAAATACTAGACGAATTCCTGTTTTCAAATTCTTCATCAGATTCGGGAGAACAACATGTACAAGGGGCCGTCAGTCACCCACTACAAGTTTGAGTTCAGCCCAGAGAACATGCTGCGCTGCTGGGAGGAATGTAAGGTCAAATCTGACTACAGGGCCCGCCGCAGAGCTGTCGACCAGTTTAACCAGCAGAACCGCTGGAAGAAGAGGGGGATGTCCATCATCCCCATTAAATATGGGATTGCATTTGCAGAAAGCTTCTTAAATCAGGTCTGTGGGATTGACTTTGGACTTTCTCAACTTGATGGAATTTTTTAGTCGTGCACTGATAAGGTTTTTGGGTTGTTATACAATATTTCCCCACCTATACTGGCTTATATCAGTATCAATTATATCAAATTTTGCAAGGATTATAGTACAAATGCAGCTGGTAAATATGTTCAACTTTTCAGACATGGCTACCTTAagataatgttaatgttattctGCTTAATTAATTTGACAAGTCTATTGATTGCCACACTGCTAGAAAAAAGTGCACATTTCCACAGAAACCTTAATTTGCTTTATCTTTTATCTGTCagtcatctttatttttttattgactgTGATGGTGattgtgcttgtttgtttgtggaaaAGGCTGCAGCTCTGGTTCACATCTATAAAGACGGCTCTGTTCTGGTCACTCATGGCGGGACGGAGATGGGTCAGGGAATCCACACTAAAATGCAACAGGTACTGTGACAAAGCAGCAAGTGTCCACTGGCCTCCAAAGGACATCACAGGCTCTTCAACCTAACTTTATcagcaaattaaataatttattaccCACTGTTCCACCTGTTGATTAGGAACATTCAAACATTCACAGACTGCTAGTAAATGTCATGAATATGATCACGTAATATATGTATTGATAGATTTCACTCTCGTCACTGTGGTAATTTTCGAAACAAATGCCTGTAGTTAAAATAATCCAGGTCCAATGCATGGCAGAGTGTCCATATGAAACCTTAATTATGGTGTCTCCCTACCTTTGAAGCATTCAAACAATATCATGAATCATTGAAAACTTTATGTCCAAATTTAtcgcaatttaaaaaaaaaaaaaaataataatttgatgtTTAGTGACATTCCTTTACAGGTTGTCAAATTCAAACAGGTCTGCCTCTTAGCCATCAGTTTTAATTCTTTAGTTTgttctgtttattattattaaaatttctgacattttaaaggataaatcgggtgatattctatatttttcttattgtcaacaaactctgaaaagatcaaaaccaacaatgaattgatcatactaacaagtattgtgcatgtatcacagcctgatgtaGCTTCTTCTTCTGAGCTGCatagctccattgttgtccaaaaactattaaaaacacatcattgaaCCATattgttgcactgggtgacatgttccttcatcacatgaacaaacacactgtagtttatctgactcagtcccacacagctgtttgccccaaacactcactacagcaccacatgtggaaaTTACTGAACCTTGTTTGTtcgctaaaaactacagtgaaaggaaattactgaaccttttttaaaaatgaaactatatatttgtgaggtgtttttcatgggatttgttgccAATAACAAAAATAGAGAATTTTGCTAGTATTACCTTTTCAGCTCAgggtttgtttcctgtttgctGTTAGGTGGTGAGTCGGGAGCTTCATATCCCGCTCTCTAAGATCTACATTAGTGAAACCAGCACCAACACTGTTCCCAACACCTGCCCCTCTGCTGCCTCCTTCGGTACTGACGCCAATGGCATGGCGGTCAAGGTTAAGTCCAG includes these proteins:
- the aox6 gene encoding aldehyde oxidase 6 isoform X4; this encodes MVMSMYTLLRNKPQPTMEDITQALAGNLCRCTGYRPIVDGCRTFCQEANCCQTNGAGNCCLNGEENTDEPEHEKPQLFDKEEFLPLDPTQELIFPPELILMAETANPQTLTFHGERMSWVSPASLEELVQLKTSNPKAPLVMGNTNIGPDIKFKGVLHPLIISPTRVMELFEVTQTPQGVWVGAGCSLTEVRSLLEKLVPQFLEEKTELFRALIQQLGNLGNQQIRNVASLGGNVMSAYPNSDLNPVLAAGTCKVSVVSNRGRREVNLNQDFFVSFGKTILKPEEIVVSVFIPFSRKWEFVRAFRQAPRKESSFATVTTGMRVFFSEGCRVVQDVSIYYGGMGPTTVSAAKTCAAIVTKPWNDETLSRAYDILLDELVLPPSAPGGKVEFRCSLTLSFLFKFNVEVLQKLRKMNVITDELPKKMQIQPLPREIQSSLQEFQHVSKGQSDNDPVGRPIMHRSAVSQATGEAVYCDDIPRTDGELFLALVTSSQAHAKITGMDVSEALRLPGVVDVITAKDIPGKKVRTMFGYHEELLAESEVSCVGQMLCAVVADTRAHAKRGAAAVKISYEALPDPVFTIEEAIEKSSFFEPQRRIERGNVTEAFKTVDQVYEGEIRMGGQEHFYMETQSMLVVPVGEEMEFNVYVSTQWPTLTQDVIAETLDIPSNRVTCHVKRIGGAFGGKVTKTAILASITSVAAWKTNHAVRCVLERGEDMLITGARHPVLGKYKVGFMNDGRIVAADIQYHTNAGNTVDESVLVVEKILLHMDNAYNIPNLRGRAAACRTNLPSNTAFRGFGVPQSIMIVENMVNDVAMVLGRPADQIRENNMYKGPSVTHYKFEFSPENMLRCWEECKVKSDYRARRRAVDQFNQQNRWKKRGMSIIPIKYGIAFAESFLNQAAALVHIYKDGSVLVTHGGTEMGQGIHTKMQQVVSRELHIPLSKIYISETSTNTVPNTCPSAASFGTDANGMAVKNACQTLYQRLEPIRQKDPKGSWESWITAAFFDKISLSATGFYRGPDLHMDWDKMEGQPYAYFTFGACCCEVELDCLTGDYRTVRTDIVVDIGRSVNPSVDIGQIEGAFMQGLGLYTLEELKFSPSGLLYTRGPSQYKIPAVCDVPLHFNVYLLSDSHNPHAIYSSKGIGEPILFLGSSVFFAIKDAVAAARSESGLVGPFSLDSPATPERACLACASPFTQKIPASKPGSFKLWALNI
- the aox6 gene encoding aldehyde oxidase 6 isoform X2, coding for MSIECLGDIYTLLTNRKFLLDRDTAVRERTGDKNVQVCLAAAKLHGAAVTTVEGIGSTKTRIHPVQERIAKAHGSQCGFCTPGMVMSMYTLLRNKPQPTMEDITQALAGNLCRCTGYRPIVDGCRTFCQEANCCQTNGAGNCCLNGEENTDEPEHEKPQLFDKEEFLPLDPTQELIFPPELILMAETANPQTLTFHGERMSWVSPASLEELVQLKTSNPKAPLVMGNTNIGPDIKFKGVLHPLIISPTRVMELFEVTQTPQGVWVGAGCSLTEVRSLLEKLVPQFLEEKTELFRALIQQLGNLGNQQIRNVASLGGNVMSAYPNSDLNPVLAAGTCKVSVVSNRGRREVNLNQDFFVSFGKTILKPEEIVVSVFIPFSRKWEFVRAFRQAPRKESSFATVTTGMRVFFSEGCRVVQDVSIYYGGMGPTTVSAAKTCAAIVTKPWNDETLSRAYDILLDELVLPPSAPGGKVEFRCSLTLSFLFKFNVEVLQKLRKMNVITDELPKKMQIQPLPREIQSSLQEFQHVSKGQSDNDPVGRPIMHRSAVSQATGEAVYCDDIPRTDGELFLALVTSSQAHAKITGMDVSEALRLPGVVDVITAKDIPGKKVRTMFGYHEELLAESEVSCVGQMLCAVVADTRAHAKRGAAAVKISYEALPDPVFTIEEAIEKSSFFEPQRRIERGNVTEAFKTVDQVYEGEIRMGGQEHFYMETQSMLVVPVGEEMEFNVYVSTQWPTLTQDVIAETLDIPSNRVTCHVKRIGGAFGGKVTKTAILASITSVAAWKTNHAVRCVLERGEDMLITGARHPVLGKYKVGFMNDGRIVAADIQYHTNAGNTVDESVLVVEKILLHMDNAYNIPNLRGRAAACRTNLPSNTAFRGFGVPQSIMIVENMVNDVAMVLGRPADQIRENNMYKGPSVTHYKFEFSPENMLRCWEECKVKSDYRARRRAVDQFNQQNRWKKRGMSIIPIKYGIAFAESFLNQAAALVHIYKDGSVLVTHGGTEMGQGIHTKMQQVVSRELHIPLSKIYISETSTNTVPNTCPSAASFGTDANGMAVKNACQTLYQRLEPIRQKDPKGSWESWITAAFFDKISLSATGFYRGPDLHMDWDKMEGQPYAYFTFGACCCEVELDCLTGDYRTVRTDIVVDIGRSVNPSVDIGQIEGAFMQGLGLYTLEELKFSPSGLLYTRGPSQYKIPAVCDVPLHFNVYLLSDSHNPHAIYSSKGIGEPILFLGSSVFFAIKDAVAAARSESGLVGPFSLDSPATPERACLACASPFTQKIPASKPGSFKLWALNI
- the aox6 gene encoding aldehyde oxidase 6 isoform X3 — protein: MAVAVEAVGRAQSWCHATNLPPKPSSNACLLPLCQLHGAAVTTVEGIGSTKTRIHPVQERIAKAHGSQCGFCTPGMVMSMYTLLRNKPQPTMEDITQALAGNLCRCTGYRPIVDGCRTFCQEANCCQTNGAGNCCLNGEENTDEPEHEKPQLFDKEEFLPLDPTQELIFPPELILMAETANPQTLTFHGERMSWVSPASLEELVQLKTSNPKAPLVMGNTNIGPDIKFKGVLHPLIISPTRVMELFEVTQTPQGVWVGAGCSLTEVRSLLEKLVPQFLEEKTELFRALIQQLGNLGNQQIRNVASLGGNVMSAYPNSDLNPVLAAGTCKVSVVSNRGRREVNLNQDFFVSFGKTILKPEEIVVSVFIPFSRKWEFVRAFRQAPRKESSFATVTTGMRVFFSEGCRVVQDVSIYYGGMGPTTVSAAKTCAAIVTKPWNDETLSRAYDILLDELVLPPSAPGGKVEFRCSLTLSFLFKFNVEVLQKLRKMNVITDELPKKMQIQPLPREIQSSLQEFQHVSKGQSDNDPVGRPIMHRSAVSQATGEAVYCDDIPRTDGELFLALVTSSQAHAKITGMDVSEALRLPGVVDVITAKDIPGKKVRTMFGYHEELLAESEVSCVGQMLCAVVADTRAHAKRGAAAVKISYEALPDPVFTIEEAIEKSSFFEPQRRIERGNVTEAFKTVDQVYEGEIRMGGQEHFYMETQSMLVVPVGEEMEFNVYVSTQWPTLTQDVIAETLDIPSNRVTCHVKRIGGAFGGKVTKTAILASITSVAAWKTNHAVRCVLERGEDMLITGARHPVLGKYKVGFMNDGRIVAADIQYHTNAGNTVDESVLVVEKILLHMDNAYNIPNLRGRAAACRTNLPSNTAFRGFGVPQSIMIVENMVNDVAMVLGRPADQIRENNMYKGPSVTHYKFEFSPENMLRCWEECKVKSDYRARRRAVDQFNQQNRWKKRGMSIIPIKYGIAFAESFLNQAAALVHIYKDGSVLVTHGGTEMGQGIHTKMQQVVSRELHIPLSKIYISETSTNTVPNTCPSAASFGTDANGMAVKNACQTLYQRLEPIRQKDPKGSWESWITAAFFDKISLSATGFYRGPDLHMDWDKMEGQPYAYFTFGACCCEVELDCLTGDYRTVRTDIVVDIGRSVNPSVDIGQIEGAFMQGLGLYTLEELKFSPSGLLYTRGPSQYKIPAVCDVPLHFNVYLLSDSHNPHAIYSSKGIGEPILFLGSSVFFAIKDAVAAARSESGLVGPFSLDSPATPERACLACASPFTQKIPASKPGSFKLWALNI
- the aox6 gene encoding aldehyde oxidase 6 isoform X5 is translated as MAETANPQTLTFHGERMSWVSPASLEELVQLKTSNPKAPLVMGNTNIGPDIKFKGVLHPLIISPTRVMELFEVTQTPQGVWVGAGCSLTEVRSLLEKLVPQFLEEKTELFRALIQQLGNLGNQQIRNVASLGGNVMSAYPNSDLNPVLAAGTCKVSVVSNRGRREVNLNQDFFVSFGKTILKPEEIVVSVFIPFSRKWEFVRAFRQAPRKESSFATVTTGMRVFFSEGCRVVQDVSIYYGGMGPTTVSAAKTCAAIVTKPWNDETLSRAYDILLDELVLPPSAPGGKVEFRCSLTLSFLFKFNVEVLQKLRKMNVITDELPKKMQIQPLPREIQSSLQEFQHVSKGQSDNDPVGRPIMHRSAVSQATGEAVYCDDIPRTDGELFLALVTSSQAHAKITGMDVSEALRLPGVVDVITAKDIPGKKVRTMFGYHEELLAESEVSCVGQMLCAVVADTRAHAKRGAAAVKISYEALPDPVFTIEEAIEKSSFFEPQRRIERGNVTEAFKTVDQVYEGEIRMGGQEHFYMETQSMLVVPVGEEMEFNVYVSTQWPTLTQDVIAETLDIPSNRVTCHVKRIGGAFGGKVTKTAILASITSVAAWKTNHAVRCVLERGEDMLITGARHPVLGKYKVGFMNDGRIVAADIQYHTNAGNTVDESVLVVEKILLHMDNAYNIPNLRGRAAACRTNLPSNTAFRGFGVPQSIMIVENMVNDVAMVLGRPADQIRENNMYKGPSVTHYKFEFSPENMLRCWEECKVKSDYRARRRAVDQFNQQNRWKKRGMSIIPIKYGIAFAESFLNQAAALVHIYKDGSVLVTHGGTEMGQGIHTKMQQVVSRELHIPLSKIYISETSTNTVPNTCPSAASFGTDANGMAVKNACQTLYQRLEPIRQKDPKGSWESWITAAFFDKISLSATGFYRGPDLHMDWDKMEGQPYAYFTFGACCCEVELDCLTGDYRTVRTDIVVDIGRSVNPSVDIGQIEGAFMQGLGLYTLEELKFSPSGLLYTRGPSQYKIPAVCDVPLHFNVYLLSDSHNPHAIYSSKGIGEPILFLGSSVFFAIKDAVAAARSESGLVGPFSLDSPATPERACLACASPFTQKIPASKPGSFKLWALNI
- the aox6 gene encoding aldehyde oxidase 6 isoform X1, which encodes MSTGKKGDILCFFINGKKVTEDHADPETVLLSFLREKLRLTGTKYGCGGGGCGACTVMVSRYQPATKTIIHYSANACLLPLCQLHGAAVTTVEGIGSTKTRIHPVQERIAKAHGSQCGFCTPGMVMSMYTLLRNKPQPTMEDITQALAGNLCRCTGYRPIVDGCRTFCQEANCCQTNGAGNCCLNGEENTDEPEHEKPQLFDKEEFLPLDPTQELIFPPELILMAETANPQTLTFHGERMSWVSPASLEELVQLKTSNPKAPLVMGNTNIGPDIKFKGVLHPLIISPTRVMELFEVTQTPQGVWVGAGCSLTEVRSLLEKLVPQFLEEKTELFRALIQQLGNLGNQQIRNVASLGGNVMSAYPNSDLNPVLAAGTCKVSVVSNRGRREVNLNQDFFVSFGKTILKPEEIVVSVFIPFSRKWEFVRAFRQAPRKESSFATVTTGMRVFFSEGCRVVQDVSIYYGGMGPTTVSAAKTCAAIVTKPWNDETLSRAYDILLDELVLPPSAPGGKVEFRCSLTLSFLFKFNVEVLQKLRKMNVITDELPKKMQIQPLPREIQSSLQEFQHVSKGQSDNDPVGRPIMHRSAVSQATGEAVYCDDIPRTDGELFLALVTSSQAHAKITGMDVSEALRLPGVVDVITAKDIPGKKVRTMFGYHEELLAESEVSCVGQMLCAVVADTRAHAKRGAAAVKISYEALPDPVFTIEEAIEKSSFFEPQRRIERGNVTEAFKTVDQVYEGEIRMGGQEHFYMETQSMLVVPVGEEMEFNVYVSTQWPTLTQDVIAETLDIPSNRVTCHVKRIGGAFGGKVTKTAILASITSVAAWKTNHAVRCVLERGEDMLITGARHPVLGKYKVGFMNDGRIVAADIQYHTNAGNTVDESVLVVEKILLHMDNAYNIPNLRGRAAACRTNLPSNTAFRGFGVPQSIMIVENMVNDVAMVLGRPADQIRENNMYKGPSVTHYKFEFSPENMLRCWEECKVKSDYRARRRAVDQFNQQNRWKKRGMSIIPIKYGIAFAESFLNQAAALVHIYKDGSVLVTHGGTEMGQGIHTKMQQVVSRELHIPLSKIYISETSTNTVPNTCPSAASFGTDANGMAVKNACQTLYQRLEPIRQKDPKGSWESWITAAFFDKISLSATGFYRGPDLHMDWDKMEGQPYAYFTFGACCCEVELDCLTGDYRTVRTDIVVDIGRSVNPSVDIGQIEGAFMQGLGLYTLEELKFSPSGLLYTRGPSQYKIPAVCDVPLHFNVYLLSDSHNPHAIYSSKGIGEPILFLGSSVFFAIKDAVAAARSESGLVGPFSLDSPATPERACLACASPFTQKIPASKPGSFKLWALNI